From a region of the Arachis ipaensis cultivar K30076 chromosome B09, Araip1.1, whole genome shotgun sequence genome:
- the LOC107618584 gene encoding protein FAR-RED ELONGATED HYPOCOTYL 3 isoform X3 has translation MIECLQICFGLTGEVGWTTNILEMFWLSTLLTKKKYNRPLVIFSGSNNHKQTTIFGFGLVLDETIASYTWLLKSLLEVMCQKMPSVVVTDGDEAMREAVRVVFPRATHRLCGWHFEKNVTSNVKDAALRARFNRWLYADIAVNEFLTEWSQAVEEFSLQDSLWANQVFGKKEMWANAYLRDKFCAGIRTTSRCEGINSVAKNFLQSKHGMLELVQNLELMVRDYRNNELLVQFRSIDSVPVMTTSLESLERCAASVYTHAIFGDVRNEIVGVASVNLVRLQRSLTTKIYTMDEYGQPGREIVVLYDKNMGRMKCGCNFWNKYGYPCKHMFFVMKHEHLPNIPNRLVLKRWTKNAKALEAYEEKIDVGADQACLLHHGALHSACHWLFFLGSQKYDLFQMAMKGIRNLCAHLEGYVATEDNVFSTKGDGVIRDPVAVRTKGAPKSRNCRGRKRRCTECRNPGHTKRRYPRKKTSHGMEMEDGCTTGFDSDALEEIKMFNHMEELCCDNHCYDFR, from the exons ATGATAGAATGCTTGCAAATATGTTTTGGGCTGACGGGGGAAGTCGGTTGGACTACCAATATTTTGGAGATGTTCTGGCTTTCGACTCTACTTACAAAAAAAAAGTACAACAGACCACTGGTTATTTTCTCAGGATCAAACAATCACAAGCAGACCACGATCTTCGGCTTTGGGCTAGTGTTGGATGAGACGATAGCGTCATATACTTGGCTATTGAAGAGCCTTTTGGAGGTAATGTGCCAAAAGAtgccatccgtggttgtaacCGACGGTGATGAAGCAATGCGAGAAGCTGTGAGAGTGGTATTCCCTAGAGCAACCCATCGGTTGTGTGGGTGGCACTTTGAAAAGAATGTCACGTCGAATGTAAAAGATGCAGCATTGCGCGCGCGATTTAATCGGTGGCTTTATGCGGACATTGCAGTCAACGAATTCTTGACGGAATGGAGCCAGGCTGTTGAGGAGTTTAGTTTGCAAGATAGCCTCTGGGCAAATCAGGTATTCGGGAAGAAGGAGATGTGGGCGAATGCGTACCTGAGGGATAAATTTTGTGCTGGTATAAGAACGACGTCAAGGTGTGAAGGTATAAATAGTGTTGCAAAGAACTTCCTTCAGTCGAAGCATGGGATGCTCGAACTTGTTCAAAATTTGGAACTGATGGTTCGTGACTATCGAAACAACGAGTTGTTGGTGCAATTTAGATCAATTGACAGCGTTCCGGTGATGACGACAAGCTTGGAGTCACTAGAACGATGTGCTGCGAGTGTTTATACACATGCAATATTCGGGGATGTTCGAAACGAGATCGTAGGTGTTGCGTCAGTCAATCTGGTGAGATTACAAAGGTCTTTGACTACGAAGATTTACACCATGGATGAGTATGGGCAACCCGGAAGAGAGATCGTAGTTTTATACGATAAGAATATGGGAAGAATGAAATGTGGCTGCAACTTTTGGAACAAATATGGCTACCCTTGCAAACACATGTTTTTCGTCATGAAGCATGAGCACCTTCCTAACATTCCGAACAGATTGGTTCTCAAGCGATGGACTAAAAATGCCAAGGCACTTGAAGCATATGAAGAGAAGATAGATGTAGGTGCTGACCAGGCCTGCTTGTTACATCATGGTGCGCTTCATTCGGCTTGCCATTGGCTGTTCTTTTTGGGGTCACAGAAGTATGATCTATTTCAAATGGCAATGAAAGGAATACGTAATCTATGTGCCCACCTGGAGGGTTACGTTGCAACTGAGGACAATGTGTTCTCTACTAAGGGTGATGGAGTGATTCGTGATCCGGTGGCTGTGCGGACAAAGGGAGCTCCAAAATCCCGGAACTGTCGGGGACGGAAAAGACGGTGTACTGAATGTAGGAACCCTGGTCACACGAAGAGACGCTATCCAAGAAAAAAAACAAGTCACGGGATGGAAATGGAAGATGGATGCACAACTGGTTTCGACTCAGATGCATTGGAGGAGATAAAAATGTTCAACCACATGGAAGAG CTATGTTGTGACAATCATTGTTATGATTTTCGGTGA
- the LOC107618584 gene encoding protein FAR-RED ELONGATED HYPOCOTYL 3 isoform X1 produces MIECLQICFGLTGEVGWTTNILEMFWLSTLLTKKKYNRPLVIFSGSNNHKQTTIFGFGLVLDETIASYTWLLKSLLEVMCQKMPSVVVTDGDEAMREAVRVVFPRATHRLCGWHFEKNVTSNVKDAALRARFNRWLYADIAVNEFLTEWSQAVEEFSLQDSLWANQVFGKKEMWANAYLRDKFCAGIRTTSRCEGINSVAKNFLQSKHGMLELVQNLELMVRDYRNNELLVQFRSIDSVPVMTTSLESLERCAASVYTHAIFGDVRNEIVGVASVNLVRLQRSLTTKIYTMDEYGQPGREIVVLYDKNMGRMKCGCNFWNKYGYPCKHMFFVMKHEHLPNIPNRLVLKRWTKNAKALEAYEEKIDVGADQACLLHHGALHSACHWLFFLGSQKYDLFQMAMKGIRNLCAHLEGYVATEDNVFSTKGDGVIRDPVAVRTKGAPKSRNCRGRKRRCTECRNPGHTKRRYPRKKTSHGMEMEDGCTTGFDSDALEEIKMFNHMEEFGDDAVVGANYDDEVAQCTNEGKACHTGIPNMDMLGVGANNYVSTQTSAADAQRNENDEALLYSMERTIVTTHSTQLVLLSWNRLIFLLMLFGCTNRS; encoded by the exons ATGATAGAATGCTTGCAAATATGTTTTGGGCTGACGGGGGAAGTCGGTTGGACTACCAATATTTTGGAGATGTTCTGGCTTTCGACTCTACTTACAAAAAAAAAGTACAACAGACCACTGGTTATTTTCTCAGGATCAAACAATCACAAGCAGACCACGATCTTCGGCTTTGGGCTAGTGTTGGATGAGACGATAGCGTCATATACTTGGCTATTGAAGAGCCTTTTGGAGGTAATGTGCCAAAAGAtgccatccgtggttgtaacCGACGGTGATGAAGCAATGCGAGAAGCTGTGAGAGTGGTATTCCCTAGAGCAACCCATCGGTTGTGTGGGTGGCACTTTGAAAAGAATGTCACGTCGAATGTAAAAGATGCAGCATTGCGCGCGCGATTTAATCGGTGGCTTTATGCGGACATTGCAGTCAACGAATTCTTGACGGAATGGAGCCAGGCTGTTGAGGAGTTTAGTTTGCAAGATAGCCTCTGGGCAAATCAGGTATTCGGGAAGAAGGAGATGTGGGCGAATGCGTACCTGAGGGATAAATTTTGTGCTGGTATAAGAACGACGTCAAGGTGTGAAGGTATAAATAGTGTTGCAAAGAACTTCCTTCAGTCGAAGCATGGGATGCTCGAACTTGTTCAAAATTTGGAACTGATGGTTCGTGACTATCGAAACAACGAGTTGTTGGTGCAATTTAGATCAATTGACAGCGTTCCGGTGATGACGACAAGCTTGGAGTCACTAGAACGATGTGCTGCGAGTGTTTATACACATGCAATATTCGGGGATGTTCGAAACGAGATCGTAGGTGTTGCGTCAGTCAATCTGGTGAGATTACAAAGGTCTTTGACTACGAAGATTTACACCATGGATGAGTATGGGCAACCCGGAAGAGAGATCGTAGTTTTATACGATAAGAATATGGGAAGAATGAAATGTGGCTGCAACTTTTGGAACAAATATGGCTACCCTTGCAAACACATGTTTTTCGTCATGAAGCATGAGCACCTTCCTAACATTCCGAACAGATTGGTTCTCAAGCGATGGACTAAAAATGCCAAGGCACTTGAAGCATATGAAGAGAAGATAGATGTAGGTGCTGACCAGGCCTGCTTGTTACATCATGGTGCGCTTCATTCGGCTTGCCATTGGCTGTTCTTTTTGGGGTCACAGAAGTATGATCTATTTCAAATGGCAATGAAAGGAATACGTAATCTATGTGCCCACCTGGAGGGTTACGTTGCAACTGAGGACAATGTGTTCTCTACTAAGGGTGATGGAGTGATTCGTGATCCGGTGGCTGTGCGGACAAAGGGAGCTCCAAAATCCCGGAACTGTCGGGGACGGAAAAGACGGTGTACTGAATGTAGGAACCCTGGTCACACGAAGAGACGCTATCCAAGAAAAAAAACAAGTCACGGGATGGAAATGGAAGATGGATGCACAACTGGTTTCGACTCAGATGCATTGGAGGAGATAAAAATGTTCAACCACATGGAAGAG TTTGGTGACGACGCCGTTGTTGGGGCTAATTACGATGATGAGGTTGCTCAATGCACAAATGAAGGGAAGGCTTGCCATACCGGGATTCCTAACATGGATATGCTGGGTGTTGGAGCAAATAATTATGTCTCAACACAAACTTCAGCGGCTGATGCACAGCGCAATGAAAACGATGAGGCG CTTTTGTACTCCATGGAGCGTACTATCGTCACAACCCATAGTACCCAACTAGTGTTATTAAGCTGGAATAGGCTTATTTTTCTGCTCATGCTTTTCGGATGTACCAACAGAAGTTGA
- the LOC107618584 gene encoding protein FAR-RED ELONGATED HYPOCOTYL 3 isoform X2: MIECLQICFGLTGEVGWTTNILEMFWLSTLLTKKKYNRPLVIFSGSNNHKQTTIFGFGLVLDETIASYTWLLKSLLEVMCQKMPSVVVTDGDEAMREAVRVVFPRATHRLCGWHFEKNVTSNVKDAALRARFNRWLYADIAVNEFLTEWSQAVEEFSLQDSLWANQVFGKKEMWANAYLRDKFCAGIRTTSRCEGINSVAKNFLQSKHGMLELVQNLELMVRDYRNNELLVQFRSIDSVPVMTTSLESLERCAASVYTHAIFGDVRNEIVGVASVNLVRLQRSLTTKIYTMDEYGQPGREIVVLYDKNMGRMKCGCNFWNKYGYPCKHMFFVMKHEHLPNIPNRLVLKRWTKNAKALEAYEEKIDVGADQACLLHHGALHSACHWLFFLGSQKYDLFQMAMKGIRNLCAHLEGYVATEDNVFSTKGDGVIRDPVAVRTKGAPKSRNCRGRKRRCTECRNPGHTKRRYPRKKTSHGMEMEDGCTTGFDSDALEEIKMFNHMEEFGDDAVVGANYDDEVAQCTNEGKACHTGIPNMDMLGVGANNYVSTQTSAADAQRNENDEALIRMVLRLNRIL, encoded by the exons ATGATAGAATGCTTGCAAATATGTTTTGGGCTGACGGGGGAAGTCGGTTGGACTACCAATATTTTGGAGATGTTCTGGCTTTCGACTCTACTTACAAAAAAAAAGTACAACAGACCACTGGTTATTTTCTCAGGATCAAACAATCACAAGCAGACCACGATCTTCGGCTTTGGGCTAGTGTTGGATGAGACGATAGCGTCATATACTTGGCTATTGAAGAGCCTTTTGGAGGTAATGTGCCAAAAGAtgccatccgtggttgtaacCGACGGTGATGAAGCAATGCGAGAAGCTGTGAGAGTGGTATTCCCTAGAGCAACCCATCGGTTGTGTGGGTGGCACTTTGAAAAGAATGTCACGTCGAATGTAAAAGATGCAGCATTGCGCGCGCGATTTAATCGGTGGCTTTATGCGGACATTGCAGTCAACGAATTCTTGACGGAATGGAGCCAGGCTGTTGAGGAGTTTAGTTTGCAAGATAGCCTCTGGGCAAATCAGGTATTCGGGAAGAAGGAGATGTGGGCGAATGCGTACCTGAGGGATAAATTTTGTGCTGGTATAAGAACGACGTCAAGGTGTGAAGGTATAAATAGTGTTGCAAAGAACTTCCTTCAGTCGAAGCATGGGATGCTCGAACTTGTTCAAAATTTGGAACTGATGGTTCGTGACTATCGAAACAACGAGTTGTTGGTGCAATTTAGATCAATTGACAGCGTTCCGGTGATGACGACAAGCTTGGAGTCACTAGAACGATGTGCTGCGAGTGTTTATACACATGCAATATTCGGGGATGTTCGAAACGAGATCGTAGGTGTTGCGTCAGTCAATCTGGTGAGATTACAAAGGTCTTTGACTACGAAGATTTACACCATGGATGAGTATGGGCAACCCGGAAGAGAGATCGTAGTTTTATACGATAAGAATATGGGAAGAATGAAATGTGGCTGCAACTTTTGGAACAAATATGGCTACCCTTGCAAACACATGTTTTTCGTCATGAAGCATGAGCACCTTCCTAACATTCCGAACAGATTGGTTCTCAAGCGATGGACTAAAAATGCCAAGGCACTTGAAGCATATGAAGAGAAGATAGATGTAGGTGCTGACCAGGCCTGCTTGTTACATCATGGTGCGCTTCATTCGGCTTGCCATTGGCTGTTCTTTTTGGGGTCACAGAAGTATGATCTATTTCAAATGGCAATGAAAGGAATACGTAATCTATGTGCCCACCTGGAGGGTTACGTTGCAACTGAGGACAATGTGTTCTCTACTAAGGGTGATGGAGTGATTCGTGATCCGGTGGCTGTGCGGACAAAGGGAGCTCCAAAATCCCGGAACTGTCGGGGACGGAAAAGACGGTGTACTGAATGTAGGAACCCTGGTCACACGAAGAGACGCTATCCAAGAAAAAAAACAAGTCACGGGATGGAAATGGAAGATGGATGCACAACTGGTTTCGACTCAGATGCATTGGAGGAGATAAAAATGTTCAACCACATGGAAGAG TTTGGTGACGACGCCGTTGTTGGGGCTAATTACGATGATGAGGTTGCTCAATGCACAAATGAAGGGAAGGCTTGCCATACCGGGATTCCTAACATGGATATGCTGGGTGTTGGAGCAAATAATTATGTCTCAACACAAACTTCAGCGGCTGATGCACAGCGCAATGAAAACGATGAGGCG CTGATCAGGATGGTACTCAGGCTAAATAGGATACTCTGA
- the LOC107615159 gene encoding uncharacterized protein LOC107615159 isoform X2, producing MSDITGQTTMEELQSKMKTRVVHIGTSTDDHPVEQSAVERDGTEEGSKVSEGIDARLLNLLDRVEERLGQEDKVTGTVIKTHTEQIKKLTEVVVGHGKVLESLLRAQGIASHVAVKVGKDNVTKVSRRSFAVQKSELPAVTKSRGRSKKKDTKGEDTLSTRAKGKKHGVADTMTRKSSIPPLKLDFDDDEDDGCKINIIQQGHGTPFTYRTNMAMYMESVDMPSCLDLLFRPPLGMEFVGSELAVAAYIFGNGLSKKEILVPNEHCCGSRGVLHSLLPSEEVVDDVLNLVASRMTSSYLNEIGNRWWLPTTFAQFALNPTNHCPETLAFIKSKYMKKTNELVKIYVPLKKDRHWYLVVIDLLNEELVYLDSAKAESVTERKARLDQIRYVVISIRVK from the exons ATGAGTGACATTACAGGGCAAACAACGATGGAGGAGCTACAAAGTAAGATGAAGACGAGGGTTGTCCACATCGGAACCTCAACGGACGATCACCCGGTGGAACAATCGGCTGTTGAAAG GGATGGAACGGAGGAAGGGAGCAAGGTTAGTGAAGGGATAGACGCACGGCTTCTGAATCTTCTTGATCGCGTCGAAGAG CGGCTAGGCCAGGAGGACAAGGTTACTGGAACAGTTATCAAAACGCACACAGAGCAGATCAAGAAGCTGACAGAGGTAGTCGTCGGGCATGGTAAAGTGCTGGAGTCGTTGCTTCGTGCCCAAGGAATAGCATCGCATGTGGCAGTTAAGGTTGGTAAGGACAATGTAACGAAGGTCAGTCGGCGCTCATTTGCTGTTCAGAAGAGTGAACTACCAGCCGTAACGAAGTCCAGAGGGAGATCTAAGAAGAAGGACACAAAAGGAGAAGATACTTTGTCTACAAGGGCCAAGGGTAAGAAACATGGTGTAGCGGATACGATGACGCGCAAGTCTAGCATCCCTCCGTTGAAG CTTGACTTTGACGATGACGAGGATGATGGCTGCAAAATCAATATCATTCAACAAGGTCATGGAACGCCATTCACTTATCGGACAAACATGGCCATGTACATGGAAAGTGTCGACATGCCTTCG TGCCTTGACTTATTGTTCCGGCCTCCACTTGGAATGGAGTTTGTCGGTTCAGAACTTGCCGTCGCAGCGTATATATTTGGTAACGGGTTATCCAAAAA GGAGATCCTTGTTCCAAATGAACATTGTTGCGGCAGCAGGGGAGTACTTCACTCATTGTTACCTAGTGAAGAAGTCGTGGATGAT GTACTGAACCTTGTTGCCTCAAGGATGACGAGTAGCTACCTCAATGAAATCGGCAACCGGTGGTGGCTTCCAACCACGTTTGCG CAATTTGCCTTGAACCCCACTAATCACTGCCCAGAGACGTTGGCATTCATCAAGAGCAAATACATGAAGAAGACTAATGAGCTTGTCAAA ATCTACGTGCCCCTAAAAAAGGACAGACATTGGTACCTGGTGGTCATCGATCTGTTGAACGAAGAACTGGTCTATCTAGACTCAGCGAAGGCTGAGTCCGTCACCGAGCGAAAGGCCCGGCTTGACCAGATCAGATATGTGGTTATTAGTATACGTGTTAAGTAA
- the LOC107615159 gene encoding uncharacterized protein LOC107615159 isoform X1 codes for MSDITGQTTMEELQSKMKTRVVHIGTSTDDHPVEQSAVERDGTEEGSKVSEGIDARLLNLLDRVEERLGQEDKVTGTVIKTHTEQIKKLTEVVVGHGKVLESLLRAQGIASHVAVKVGKDNVTKVSRRSFAVQKSELPAVTKSRGRSKKKDTKGEDTLSTRAKGKKHGVADTMTRKSSIPPLKRKLDFDDDEDDGCKINIIQQGHGTPFTYRTNMAMYMESVDMPSCLDLLFRPPLGMEFVGSELAVAAYIFGNGLSKKEILVPNEHCCGSRGVLHSLLPSEEVVDDVLNLVASRMTSSYLNEIGNRWWLPTTFAQFALNPTNHCPETLAFIKSKYMKKTNELVKIYVPLKKDRHWYLVVIDLLNEELVYLDSAKAESVTERKARLDQIRYVVISIRVK; via the exons ATGAGTGACATTACAGGGCAAACAACGATGGAGGAGCTACAAAGTAAGATGAAGACGAGGGTTGTCCACATCGGAACCTCAACGGACGATCACCCGGTGGAACAATCGGCTGTTGAAAG GGATGGAACGGAGGAAGGGAGCAAGGTTAGTGAAGGGATAGACGCACGGCTTCTGAATCTTCTTGATCGCGTCGAAGAG CGGCTAGGCCAGGAGGACAAGGTTACTGGAACAGTTATCAAAACGCACACAGAGCAGATCAAGAAGCTGACAGAGGTAGTCGTCGGGCATGGTAAAGTGCTGGAGTCGTTGCTTCGTGCCCAAGGAATAGCATCGCATGTGGCAGTTAAGGTTGGTAAGGACAATGTAACGAAGGTCAGTCGGCGCTCATTTGCTGTTCAGAAGAGTGAACTACCAGCCGTAACGAAGTCCAGAGGGAGATCTAAGAAGAAGGACACAAAAGGAGAAGATACTTTGTCTACAAGGGCCAAGGGTAAGAAACATGGTGTAGCGGATACGATGACGCGCAAGTCTAGCATCCCTCCGTTGAAG CGAAAGCTTGACTTTGACGATGACGAGGATGATGGCTGCAAAATCAATATCATTCAACAAGGTCATGGAACGCCATTCACTTATCGGACAAACATGGCCATGTACATGGAAAGTGTCGACATGCCTTCG TGCCTTGACTTATTGTTCCGGCCTCCACTTGGAATGGAGTTTGTCGGTTCAGAACTTGCCGTCGCAGCGTATATATTTGGTAACGGGTTATCCAAAAA GGAGATCCTTGTTCCAAATGAACATTGTTGCGGCAGCAGGGGAGTACTTCACTCATTGTTACCTAGTGAAGAAGTCGTGGATGAT GTACTGAACCTTGTTGCCTCAAGGATGACGAGTAGCTACCTCAATGAAATCGGCAACCGGTGGTGGCTTCCAACCACGTTTGCG CAATTTGCCTTGAACCCCACTAATCACTGCCCAGAGACGTTGGCATTCATCAAGAGCAAATACATGAAGAAGACTAATGAGCTTGTCAAA ATCTACGTGCCCCTAAAAAAGGACAGACATTGGTACCTGGTGGTCATCGATCTGTTGAACGAAGAACTGGTCTATCTAGACTCAGCGAAGGCTGAGTCCGTCACCGAGCGAAAGGCCCGGCTTGACCAGATCAGATATGTGGTTATTAGTATACGTGTTAAGTAA
- the LOC110266486 gene encoding uncharacterized protein LOC110266486, whose product MSGGRYPFYAIRKGKDPGLYRNWNDCKDKVLGVSNSEYKGFKDEQKAVEWLKRGGVHVAGGRNNDGERTLLLPMGGLRITTEGGRLLSRQEEGSSSTGRFIHVEATSGGSGEGMKEDVVEKAEGSVFVEDMEGLLLRVCLFLCIGPPKFYRRECIMDNGESAVGFVVVLPHTRFGIKVAAEGSVSTDERKARQDASSKMLGEIVLATKLKIVDFNHQRVQALEGEVADLKQHVESLHQWLGLK is encoded by the exons atgagtggaggtaggtatcCGTTTTATGCTATCAGGAAGGGGAAGGATCCTGGTTTATACAGGAACTGGAATGACTGCAAAGATAAGGTGCTTGGCGTGAGTAATAGCGAGTACAAGGGATTCAAGGATGAGCAGAAAGCCGTTGAATGGCTGAAGAGAGGCGGAGTCCATGTAGCTGGAGGAAGGAACAACGATGGCGAAAGAACGTTATTGCTGCCGATGGGTGGTCTCCGCATCACCACTGAAGGCGGCAGGCTTCTTAGTCGACAAGAAGAGGGTTCTAGCAGCACTGGTAGGTTCATCCATGTAGAAGCAACATCTGGTGGGAGCGGTGAAG GAATGAAAGAAGATGTAGTGGAAAAGGCAGAAGGGTCGGTGTTCGTGGAGGACATGGAGGGGCTGCTCCTAAGGGTATGCTTGTTTTTATGTATCGGTCCTCCCAAGTTCTACCGCCGTGAGTGCATCATGGACAATGGTGAAAGTGCTGTGGGGTTTGTTGTTGTTCTTCCCCACACTAGGTTTGGGATCAAGGTTGCCGCGGAGGGTTCGGTTTCCACGGACGAGAGGAAAGCTAGGCAGGATGCGTCGTCGAAGATGCTAGGAGAGATAGTCCTAGCAACAAAATTGAAGATAGTTGATTTCAATCACCAACGTGTTCAGGCTCTAGAGGGTGAGGTTGCTGACTTGAAGCAACATGTTGAAAGCTTGCATCAATGGCTAGGGTTGAAGTGA